ACGAGATCCATCCGCTTCCGTCACTGAGCAGCAGCAACGGGAAGGCATACATCAGGTTGAACGTAGCCGCCTTGCCGAGGAAGTTCACCTGCGGCGGCGGATAGCCGTGCCGTCTGAGGATGCCCACCATCACCAGCAGGACCAGCTCACGCAGGAGCAGTACAGCGGTCAACCACAGGGGCAGAATCTCGCGCCATGTGAGACCTACCAGAGTTGACAGGATGTACAGCCTGTCAGCCGCGGGATCGAGAAGCCGGCCGAGGCTGCTGATCTGGTTCCAGCGTCGCGCGAGCTTGCCGTCCAGATAGTCACTCACGCCGCTGAGAGCGATCACCAGGAACGCCCAGCCGTCGACCTTGGGACCGCCGAACTCGGGCCAGAGAATCAACCACAGGAAGACGGGCACGCCGACGAGCCGCGCCATGCTGAGAATGTTCGGGATGGTGAGGACCCGGTCCGTCTGGACCCGGGTCTCCTGTACCTCCACCCGGGGGCCTCCTGTGGGAAATGAGCCAACGATGCCCCCTGACCTTACCTCAACGCAAAAAAGCTCTGGCTCTTGGGCATCATGCCCAAGAGCCAGAGCTCTAAAAGAAGTTCGGCGGCGTCCTACTCTCCCACAGGGTCCCCCCTGCAGTACCATCGGCGCTGTAAGGCTTAGCTTCCGGGTTCGGAATGTAACCGGGCGTTTCCCTCACGCTATGACCACCGAAACACTATGAAACACTCAACCGCACCACGCTCCGTGGAGACGTGGGGTTGTTCGTGGTTTCAGAACCAACACAGTGGACGCGAGCAACTGAGGACAAGCCCTCGGCCTATTAGTACCAGTCAACTCCACCCATTACTGGGCTTCCATATCTGGCCTATCAACCCAGTCGTCTACTGGGAGCCTTACCCCATCAAGTGGGTGGGAATACTCATCTCGAAGCAGGCTTCCCGCTTAGATGCTTTCAGCGGTTATCCCTCCCGAACGTAGCCAACCAGCCATGCCCTTGGCAGAACAACTGGCACACCAGAGGTTCGTCCGTCCCGGTCCTCTCGTACTAGGGACAGCCCTTCTCAATATTCCTACGCGCGCAGCGGATAGGGACCGAACTGTCTCACGACGTTCTAAACCCAGCTCGCGTACCGCTTTAATGGGCGAACAGCCCAACCCTTGGGACCGACTCCAGCCCCAGGATGCGACGAGCCGACATCGAGGTGCCAAACCATCCCGTCGATATGGACTCTTGGGGAAGATCAGCCTGTTATCCCCGGGGTACCTTTTATCCGTTGAGCGACGGCGCTTCCACAAGCCACCGCCGGATCACTAGTCCCGACTTTCGTCCCTGCTCGACCCGTCGGTCTCACAGTCAAGCTCCCTTGTGCACTTACACTCACCACCTGATTGCCAACCAGGCTGAGGGAACCTTTGGGCGCCTCCGTTACCCTTTGGGAGGCAACCGCCCCAGTTAAACTACCCATCAGACACTGTCCCCGATCCGGATCACGGACCCGGGTTAGACATCCAGCACGACCAGACTGGTATTTCAACGACGACTCCACCCGAACTGGCGTCCGAGCTTCACAGTCTCCCAGCTATCCTACACAAGCCGAACCGAACACCAATATCAAACTGTAGTAAAGGTCCCGGGGTCTTTCCGTCCTGCTGCGCGAAACGAGCATCTTTACTCGTAGTGCAATTTCACCGGGCCTATGGTTGAGACAGTCGAGAAGTCGTTACGCCATTCGTGCAGGTCGGAACTTACCCGACAAGGAATTTCGCTACCTTAGGATGGTTATAGTTACCACCGCCGTTTACTGGCGCTTAAGTTCTCAGCTTCGCCACCCCGAAGAGTGACTAACCGGTCCCCTTAACGTTCCAGCACCGGGCAGGCGTCAGTCCGTATACATCGCCTTACGGCTTCGCACGGACCTGTGTTTTTAGTAAACAGTCGCTTCTCGCTGGTCTCTGCGGCCACCCCCAGCTCACCGAGTAAATCGGATCACCAGTGATGGCCCCCTTCTCCCGAAGTTACGGGGGCATTTTGCCGAGTTCCTTAACCATAGTTCACCCGAACGCCTCGGTATTCTCTACCAGACCACCTGAGTCGGTTTAGGGTACGGGCCGCCATGAAACTCGCTAGAGGCTTTTCTCGACAGCATAGGATCATCCACTTCACCACAATCGGCTCGGCATCAGGTCTCAGACTATTGCCAGGCGGATTTACCTACCTGACGTCCTACACCCTTACCCCGGGACAACCACCGCCCGGGATGGACTACCTTCCTGCGTCACCCCATCACTCACCTACTGCAAGTCTGGTTCGTCGGCTCCACCACTCCCCTTCACCCGAAGGATCCGGGGCGGCTTCACGGACTTAGCATCGCCTGGTTCGATGTTTGACGCTTCACAGCGGGTACCGGAATATCAACCGGTTATCCATCGACTACGCCTGTCGGCCTCGCCTTAGGTCCCGACTTACCCTGGGCAGATCAGCTTGACCCAGGAACCCTTGGTCAATCGGCGCAAACGTTTCTCACGTTTGTATCGCTACTCATGCCTGCATTCTCACTCGTGAACCGTCCACAACTCGCTTACACGGCTGCTTCACCCGGCACACGACGCTCCCCTACCCATCCATACAGGCGTTGGCCCTATTGTATGAATGACACGACTTCGGCGGTACGCTTGAGCCCCGCTACATTGTCGGCGCGGAATCACTAGACCAGTGAGCTATTACGCACTCTTTCAAGGGTGGCTGCTTCTAAGCCAACCTCCTGGTTGTCTCTGCGACTCCACATCCTTTCCCACTTAGCGTACGCTTAGGGGCCTTAGTCGATGCTCTGGGCTGTTTCCCTCTCGACCATGGAGCTTATCCCCCACAGTCTCACTGCCGCGCTCTCACTTACCGGCATTCGGAGTTTGGCTAAGGTCAGTAACCCGGTAGGGCCCATCGCCTATCCAGTGCTCTACCTCCGGCAAGAAACACACGACGCTGCACCTAAATGCATTTCGGGGAGAACCAGCTATCACGGAGTTTGATTGGCCTTTCACCCCTAACCACAGGTCATCCCCCAGGTTTTCAACCCTGGTGGGTTCGGTCCTCCACGAAGTCTTACCTCCGCTTCAACCTGCCCATGGCTAGATCACTCCGCTTCGGGTCTTGAGCGTGCTACTAAAGTCGCCCTGTTCGGACTCGCTTTCGCTACGGCTACCCCACCCGGGTTAACCTCGCAACACACCGCAAACTCGCAGGCTCATTCTTCAAAAGGCACGCAGTCACGAGATGGAAGCAAGCTTCTATCCGACGCTCCCACGGCTTGTAGGCACACGGTTTCAGGTACTATTTCACTCCGCTCCCGCGGTACTTTTCACCATTCCCTCACGGTACTATCCGCTATCGGTCACCAGGGAATATTTAGGCTTAGCGGGTGGTCCCGCCAGATTCACACGGGATTTCTCGGGCCCCGTGCTACTTGGGTGTCTCTCAAACGAGCCGTACAGATTTCAGCTACGGGGGTCTTACCCTCTACGCCGGACCTTTCGCATGTCCTTCGCCTACCCATACGGTTTCTGACTCGTCCTGTTGCCGGCAGACAACAGAAGAGAGATCCCACAACCCCGTATACGCAACCCCTGCCGGGTCTCACACGCATACGGTTTGGCCTCATCCAGTTTCGCTCGCCACTACTCCCGGAATCACGGTTGTTTTCTCTTCCTGCGGGTACTGAGATGTTTCACTTCCCCGCGTTCCCTCCACTTGCCCTATGTGTTCAGGCAAGGGTGACAGCCCATGACGACTGCCGGGTTTCCCCATTCGGACACCCCCGGATCAAAGCCTGGTTGACGACTCCCCGGGGCCTATCGTGGCCTCCCACGTCCTTCATCGGTTCCTGGTGCCAAGGCATCCACCGTGCGCCCTTAAAAACTTGGCCACAGATGCTCGCGTCCACTGTGCAGTTCTCAAACAACGACCAACCACCCGCCACCCCACCGGACAAGCCAGTGAGTTCACCGGGGTCGGCACTGAAGGAAAGTTCATTCCCTCAGACACCCAACAGCGTGCCCAGCCGGCTCCCGCCCGGAGATCATGTTTTCCACGCCCTTGCGAGCAGTACTAACAGCCTCCGACCCGTGAAACCGGCCGAATAATCAACGTTCCACCCATGAGCAACCAGCATCAGACGTTCGCTGATGATCTGGCCTCTGGACTGCCGTAGCAGCCTAGAAATGCTCCTTAGAAAGGAGGTGATCCAGCCGCACCTTCCGGTACGGCTACCTTGTTACGACTTCGTCCCAATCGCCAGTCCCACCTTCGACAGCTCCCTCCCACAAGGGGTTGGGCCACCGGCTTCGGGTGTTACCGACTTTCGTGACGTGACGGGCGGTGTGTACAAGGCCCGGGAACGTATTCACCGCAGCAATGCTGATCTGCGATTACTAGCAACTCCGACTTCATGGGGTCGAGTTGCAGACCCCAATCCGAACTGAGACAGGCTTTTTGAGATTCGCTCCGCCTCGCGGCTTCGCAGCTCATTGTACCTGCCATTGTAGCACGTGTGCAGCCCAAGACATAAGGGGCATGATGACTTGACGTCGTCCCCACCTTCCTCCGAGTTGACCCCGGCAGTCTCCTGTGAGTCCCCATCACCCCGAAGGGCATGCTGGCAACACAGAACAAGGGTTGCGCTCGTTGCGGGACTTAACCCAACATCTCACGACACGAGCTGACGACAGCCATGCACCACCTGTACACCGACCACAAGGGGGCGACCATCTCTGGCCGTTTCCGGTGTATGTCAAGCCTTGGTAAGGTTCTTCGCGTTGCGTCGAATTAAGCCACATGCTCCGCTGCTTGTGCGGGCCCCCGTCAATTCCTTTGAGTTTTAGCCTTGCGGCCGTACTCCCCAGGCGGGGAACTTAATGCGTTAGCTGCGGCACCGACGACGTGGAATGTCGCCAACACCTAGTTCCCACCGTTTACGGCGTGGACTACCAGGGTATCTAATCCTGTTCGCTCCCCACGCTTTCGCTCCTCAGCGTCAGTAATGGCCCAGAGATCCGCCTTCGCCACCGGTGTTCCTCCTGATATCTGCGCATTTCACCGCTACACCAGGAATTCCGATCTCCCCTACCACACTCTAGTCTGCCCGTATCGAATGCAGACCCGGGGTTAAGCCCCGGGCTTTCACATCCGACGCGACAGACCGCCTACGAGCTCTTTACGCCCAATAATTCCGGACAACGCTCGCGCCCTACGTATTACCGCGGCTGCTGGCACGTAGTTAGCCGGCGCTTCTTCTGCAGGTACCGTCACTTTCGCTTCTTCCCTGCTGAAAGAGGTTTACAACCCGAAGGCCGTCATCCCTCACGCGGCGTCGCTGCATCAGGCTTTCGCCCATTGTGCAATATTCCCCACTGCTGCCTCCCGTAGGAGTCTGGGCCGTGTCTCAGTCCCAGTGTGGCCGGTCGCCCTCTCAGGCCGGCTACCCGTCGTCGCCTTGGTGAGCCGTTACCTCACCAACAAGCTGATAGGCCGCGGGCTCATCCTTCACCGCCGGAGCTTTCCACACTCATCGGATGCCCGAGAGTGTCGTATCCGGTATTAGACCCCGTTTCCAGGGCTTGTCCCAGAGTGAAGGGCAGATTGCCCACGTGTTACTCACCCGTTCGCCACTAATCCCCACCGAAGTGGTTCATCGTTCGACTTGCATGTGTTAAGCACGCCGCCAGCGTTCGTCCTGAGCCAGGATCAAACTCTCCGTGAATGTTTACCCGTAATCGGGTGCACACATCACGAGAGCGGAACCACCGGCGGAATAAGCCGATGGTTCACAGCGTCCTCGCTGTGTTTATTTCAAAGGAACCTCGCCCCAGCAGATGCTGGAGACGGGGTATCAACTAATCTGGCGTTGATTTTTGGCACGCTGTTGAGTTCTCAAGGAACGGACGCTTCCTTTGTACTCACCCAAGTTATTTCCTGGGCTTTCCTCCGGGCGCTTCCCTTCGGTGTTCCAAACTCTATCAGTGTTTTTCCGGCCCCCTGACCATCGTCCTGCAGGCATGCAGAAGACGATCCCGGGATAGGATCTGAACGATCTGAACGAGTTCGGTGCTGCCGGGGTCGGACACACAGTGCCGCTCGCCCCGAGGCAGGTCTAAGACTCTACATCGGGCCGCGGAGCCCGTGCAAATCGCTTCGAGGGGTGGTCTAGACCTCTAACGCGGAGCTATCGTGCGGAACGGGTACTTCAACTGACCTACCCTGCTGCTCAGCGCGCCGCCCCGGGACCCACGGGGGCGGCGCCCTCATAGATCTCCACCTGGGAGGCTTCCCATGACCACCGTGCTGTCCCCTCTCGCAGGACGCGCCATCGGACTGACCGCCGTGCCGGATCCCGTGTTCTCGGGGGCGATGGTCGGCCCCGGCACGGCGATCGATCCCGTGCGGGAGGCAGGCGAGGCCGTCTCTCCCGTCGACGGGGTCGTCGTCTCCCTGCACCCGCATGCGTTCGTCGTGGTGGACGGTGAGGGACACGGTGTGCTGACGCATCTCGGTATCGACACCGTGCAGCTGAACGGTGAGGGCTTCGAGGTGCTCGTGAACAAGGGCGACACCGTGCGACGGGGTCAGTCCGTGGTGCGCTGGAACCCCGCCGCCGTGGAGGCCGCGGGAAAGTCGCCGATCTGCCCTGTGGTGGCCTTGGAGGCCACGGCCGACTCCCTCACCGAGCTCCGCGAGGACGGCGAGGTGAAGGCCGGCGACACGCTCTTCGGCTGGCGGTGACCTCGGGGCCGTACCGGCCCGCACGTTCCACAACCACCGCGGCGGCGGGATCCGCCGCACTATCGGAGACAGGTGAGATGGAGACAACGCTGCGAGGCGTCGGTGTGAGCCACGGTGTGGCGATCGGCGAGGTTCGGCACATGGGGACGGCGGTGCTGGAGCCGCCCGCCAAGCAGATCCCGGCGGCGGACGCGGAGCGCGAGCAGGGGCGTGCCCGTAAGGCCGTGGACGCGGTGGCCGCCGATCTGATCGCGCGCGGCAATCTGGCCGGGGGCGAGGCCCAGGCCGTGCTGGAGGCCCAGGCCCTGATGGCCCAGGACCCGGAGCTGATGGCGGATGTGGAGCGACGTATCGCCGTGGGGAGCACGGCGGAGCGTGGTGTCTACGACGCCTTCGCCGCGTATCGGGCGCTGCTGGCCGGGGCCGGCGAGTACCTCGCGGGTCGCGTGGCCGACCTCGACGATGTGCGGAATCGTATCGTCGCCCGGCTGCTCGGGGTTCCGATGCCGGGGGTGCCGGACAGCGACGAGCCGTACGTGCTCATCGCCCGGGACCTGGCCCCCGCGGACACGGCGCTGCTCGATCCGACGCTCGTCCTCGGTTTCGTGACCGAGGAGGGTGGGCCGACGAGTCACAGCGCGATTCTGGCGCGGGCGCTCGGGGTGCCGGCCGTGGTCGCGCTGCCGGGGGCCGGGGAGCTCGCCGAGGGCACGGAGATCGCCGTGGACGGCAGCACCGGTGAGATCTTCGTGAACCCGAGTGCGGAGAAGAAGGCCGAACTGGAGGCCGCCGCGGCGGCGCGGAAGGCCGCGCTGGCCGCGTCGAGTGGACCCGGGGCGACCTCTGACGGGCACCGGGTTCCGCTGCTGGCCAATGTGGGCGGCCCCGCCGACGTGCCGGCGGCCGTGGAGGCCGGGGCCGAGGGGGTCGGGCTGTTCCGGACCGAGTTCCTCTTCCTGGACGACAGCAAGGCGGCGCCGTCCGAGGACAAGCAGGTCGAGGCGTACCGCCAGGTGTTGGAGGCCTTCCCCGAGGGGCGTGTGGTGGTGCGGGTGCTGGACGCCGGCGCCGACAAGCCGCTGGAGTTCCTCACGCCGGCCGACGAGCCGAACCCGGCCCTCGGTGTGCGTGGTCTGCGGACGCTCCTCGATCACCCCGAGGTGCTGCGGACGCAGCTGACGGCGCTCGCGAAGGCCGCCGAAGGGCTGCCGGTCCACCTCGAGGTCATGGCGCCGATGGTCGCGGACCGCACGGACGCCAAGGCGTTCGCCGACGCGTGTCGTGAGGCGGGGCTGCGGGCCAAGTTCGGTGCCATGGTGGAGATCCCGTCGGCGGCGCTGCGGGCGCGGTCGATCCTGCGGGAAGTCGAGTTCCTCTCGCTGGGGACCAATGACCTCGCGCAGTACACGTTCGCGGCCGACCGGCAGGTGGGTGCCGTGTCGCGGCTCCAGGATCCGTGGCAGCCGGCCCTGCTCGACCTGGTCGCGCTGTCCGCCGAGGCGGCGCAGGCCGAGGGCAAGAGCTGTGGTGTCTGCGGTGAGGCGGCGTCGGATCCGCTGCTCGCGTGTGTG
This genomic stretch from Streptomyces deccanensis harbors:
- a CDS encoding CDP-alcohol phosphatidyltransferase family protein; the encoded protein is MEVQETRVQTDRVLTIPNILSMARLVGVPVFLWLILWPEFGGPKVDGWAFLVIALSGVSDYLDGKLARRWNQISSLGRLLDPAADRLYILSTLVGLTWREILPLWLTAVLLLRELVLLVMVGILRRHGYPPPQVNFLGKAATFNLMYAFPLLLLSDGSGWISSLAAIFGWAFAGWGTTLYWWAGILYVVQVRRLVSADAMAD
- a CDS encoding PTS sugar transporter subunit IIA; translated protein: MTTVLSPLAGRAIGLTAVPDPVFSGAMVGPGTAIDPVREAGEAVSPVDGVVVSLHPHAFVVVDGEGHGVLTHLGIDTVQLNGEGFEVLVNKGDTVRRGQSVVRWNPAAVEAAGKSPICPVVALEATADSLTELREDGEVKAGDTLFGWR
- the ptsP gene encoding phosphoenolpyruvate--protein phosphotransferase translates to METTLRGVGVSHGVAIGEVRHMGTAVLEPPAKQIPAADAEREQGRARKAVDAVAADLIARGNLAGGEAQAVLEAQALMAQDPELMADVERRIAVGSTAERGVYDAFAAYRALLAGAGEYLAGRVADLDDVRNRIVARLLGVPMPGVPDSDEPYVLIARDLAPADTALLDPTLVLGFVTEEGGPTSHSAILARALGVPAVVALPGAGELAEGTEIAVDGSTGEIFVNPSAEKKAELEAAAAARKAALAASSGPGATSDGHRVPLLANVGGPADVPAAVEAGAEGVGLFRTEFLFLDDSKAAPSEDKQVEAYRQVLEAFPEGRVVVRVLDAGADKPLEFLTPADEPNPALGVRGLRTLLDHPEVLRTQLTALAKAAEGLPVHLEVMAPMVADRTDAKAFADACREAGLRAKFGAMVEIPSAALRARSILREVEFLSLGTNDLAQYTFAADRQVGAVSRLQDPWQPALLDLVALSAEAAQAEGKSCGVCGEAASDPLLACVLTGLGVTSLSMGAASIPYVRATLAKYTLAQCERAAAAARAADTAEEARGAAQAVLSGE